One region of Drosophila teissieri strain GT53w chromosome 2L, Prin_Dtei_1.1, whole genome shotgun sequence genomic DNA includes:
- the LOC122611428 gene encoding uncharacterized protein LOC122611428, which produces MSVLRALMLLAFGATVALAQRRLALPDPRSCANRVRHASYRDARGVSHSYFFSWEHAPTRSLEVDWLDARNICRRHCMDAVSLETPQENDFVKQRIARGNVRYIWTSGRKCNFAGCDRPDLQPPNENGWFWSGSGAKIGPTSQRNTGDWSATGGYQQPQPDNREAAQGNDESCLSILNNFYNDGIKWHDVACHHIKPFVCEDSEELLNFVRSRNPNVRL; this is translated from the coding sequence ATGTCTGTGCTGCGCGCACTTATGCTTCTGGCCTTTGGTGCCACCGTGGCGCTGGCTCAACGTCGCCTGGCGCTTCCCGATCCGCGGAGTTGCGCCAACCGGGTGCGCCATGCCAGCTATCGGGATGCCAGGGGCGTGTCCCACTCGTACTTCTTCAGCTGGGAGCACGCACCCACCCGCAGCTTGGAGGTGGATTGGCTGGATGCGAGGAACATCTGCCGCAGGCACTGCATGGATGCCGTTTCGCTGGAGACGCCGCAGGAGAATGACTTTGTGAAGCAGCGGATTGCCAGGGGCAATGTGCGATACATCTGGACCTCGGGCAGGAAGTGCAACTTCGCCGGCTGCGACAGGCCCGACCTGCAGCCACCCAATGAGAACGGTTGGTTCTGGTCGGGATCGGGCGCCAAGATTGGACCCACTTCGCAGAGGAACACCGGCGATTGGTCTGCAACGGGCGGTTACCAACAGCCGCAGCCCGATAACCGAGAGGCCGCGCAGGGCAACGACGAGAGCTGCCTGTCCATTCTGAACAACTTCTACAACGATGGCATCAAGTGGCACGACGTGGCCTGCCATCACATCAAGCCATTCGTGTGCGAGGACTCCGAGGAGCTGTTGAACTTCGTCCGCTCCCGGAATCCCAATGTCCGCTTGTAA